A segment of the Anoplolepis gracilipes chromosome 14, ASM4749672v1, whole genome shotgun sequence genome:
atatatatattatatatatatatatatatatatatatatatacatatatatatatatatatatatatatatatatatatacatattttatatgatgagatttttttttaaataactttttgcttattatttatgtgtcatttgagaaattattagattCTAAAAAGTTAACATTTGCTTCTGCTTGAATCTGAAAATTAGTCAAATTGGATTCATCATTTTTATGATCATGATTGTTGCAAGCAAAGGTAGTTTTGTGAAACAAGTTCTTGCTCGAATCGAAGCTAAATGGAGGTGAGAATGTCGAGGCAACTTTTTCCATAGTTGACGAGGCAATCTCCTTCTTAGAATGTCCTGACAATTGCAATCTTCGTTCTTGACACTTCTGATTTTTcggattatttaatatagaacGAAGAAATCTTCGGGTCTCCGCTCGTAATGCATTTAGACGTCTCTGAAGGATACGATTGCGTTGTACAAGAATTATCGTGCGTATGATAATACTCAAGAGATCTGTGAGAATAATTTCAGATATCAGAAATAATACGAGAACGTAAAAGAAATGACttcaataaaacaaattaaaatcatgTCGTGAAAAAAACTTTGCAAGTTTTTCAATCCTTACAGTAAACACGAAATATTGCTaaagtattgtataaatatttcaatattgcgacatattataaatattacagcaatattgtgtaaatattataaatgtaatattttattgaagatattgtaaaatattgctGCTGTATTATAATGCAATCACACATCTTTCGCTAGTTCGTTCGTTTATTGCTATGCGTTATCTATtccgtattcaagttttttttcataagaGTATGTAAAGCctgcagatatatatttagtaacgttaaatatatttttctatcagtttaatttctatttaatgcAATCCTACCACAGAGAATTTAGATATTAAACTAATGGTTTTAAAATCGGATAAATAagtattatgcaaataaaaaatattgtgcaaTATCTTGTATTCACATTgcagaaatatacatacgataagatttaaaatatatcagcaTCATGACAGAAATATTGCGCAATATAGTTTGGGAGCGGACATatctatgtacatacattgtgACAAGCTTTCAGAAATATTGCATGCAATATTTCGATCTTAAAAAATTCCCGCAATATTCCCACAATATTCCATCATTATATCGTGCTGTAGAGGAATTTACAAgtgaatttttgttttagctttgtaattatttattttgctttctGTCTTTTTTAGTTTCGAGCGAATCTTTAATAAAGttcataaatacttttttggtacaatatttcagattttaaatttcacattAATACTCATACCTTTTCTTGGCGTGACGAGTTTTCTGTAATACTCGTTTGGTGTTCTTGAACGTTTCGTACTTTCATCTGGAATAGGACAATTTGAaatcatattcatatattttaa
Coding sequences within it:
- the LOC140673348 gene encoding LOW QUALITY PROTEIN: uncharacterized protein (The sequence of the model RefSeq protein was modified relative to this genomic sequence to represent the inferred CDS: inserted 1 base in 1 codon) — translated: MVPTVCVAEFPMVGTTVNTYVRQRRRSQNGTNIAKWQTFALEQMILQIGTVETSLISHENCVRKLKYMNMISNCPIPDESTKRSRTPNEYYRKLVTPRKDLLSIIIRTIILVQRNRILQRRLNALRAETRRFLRSILNNPKNQKCQERRLQLSGHSKKEIASSTMEKVASTFSPPFSFDSSKNLFHKTTFACNNHDHKNDESNLTNXSDSSRSKC